A region of Vespula vulgaris chromosome 1, iyVesVulg1.1, whole genome shotgun sequence DNA encodes the following proteins:
- the LOC127064546 gene encoding somatostatin receptor type 2-like, with amino-acid sequence MNDTLNTTTSIINYTQTDSTNETTIQNCQADLPILSLVTQILYSIVCIIGLLGNTLVIYVVLRFSKMQTVTNMYIVNLAIADECFLIGIPFLVTTMSTRSWIFGNVMCKIYMTTTSINQFTSSIFLFIMSADRYIAVCHPISSPKMRTPCISRIVSCTAWAKSAIFMIPVFLYANVMESPKGNSCNIYWPDDRGGQTAFTLYTFILGFAVPLILILIFYFLVIRKLQTVGPKNKSKEKKRSHRKVTKLVLTVITVYVFCWLPYWLMQVALIYTPPKQCQSSISIASFLLAGFLSYSNSAMNPILYAFLSDNFKKSFMKACTCAAGKDVNATLHIENSVFPRRNKANAEKIQSNRHVTLGQSKLELEDEDVERGLLVSKTSTTTVTMTSRSNITVTSENNRDHANKDKEGLKNGAQLTLLTQV; translated from the coding sequence aTGAACGACACGTTGAATACGACTACTAGCATCATCAATTACACGCAAACAGACAGTACCAATGAGACGACGATACAAAATTGTCAGGCTGATTTGCCGATTCTTTCTCTGGTTACACAGATTCTTTACTCGATCGTTTGCATCATTGGTTTACTTGGGAATACTTTGGTGATATACGTTGTCCTACGTTTTTCAAAGATGCAAACGGTGACGAACATGTATATCGTTAACCTTGCTATAGCAGATGAATGTTTCTTGATAGGTATACCTTTTCTCGTAACAACAATGAGTACGAGAAGCTGGATCTTTGGGAACGTAATGTGTAAGATTTATATGACAACAACGAGTATAAATCAATTCACTAGTAGTATCTTCCTGTTCATTATGAGTGCCGATCGTTACATAGCCGTTTGTCATCCTATATCTTCTCCGAAAATGCGAACACCTTGTATATCCAGAATAGTCTCTTGTACCGCTTGGGCTAAAAGTGCAATCTTTATGATTCCAGTATTTCTTTACGCCAACGTAATGGAGTCACCTAAGGGTAACAGTTGCAATATTTATTGGCCGGACGATCGCGGTGGTCAAACAGCTTTCACTCTTTATACTTTCATTCTGGGTTTTGCCGTTCCATTGATCCTCATattgatcttttatttcttggtAATCAGGAAACTTCAAACGGTAGGAccgaaaaataaatcaaaggagaaaaaacgtTCTCATCGTAAAGTGACCAAACTGGTGTTAACCGTCATCACTGTATACGTTTTTTGTTGGCTACCTTATTGGTTAATGCAAGTAGCTCTGATTTATACACCCCCGAAACAATGTCAGTCAAGCATCAGTATCGCTAGCTTTCTATTGGCTGGATTTCTTAGCTATAGCAACAGTGCTATGAATCCGATATTGTACGCTTTTCTTAGTGACAATTTTAAGAAAAGCTTTATGAAAGCTTGCACTTGCGCAGCAGGTAAGGACGTGAACGCGACACTGCACATCGAGAACAGCGTATTTCCACGAAGGAATAAAGCGAATGCTGAGAAGATTCAATCTAATCGTCATGTAACTTTGGGACAATCGAAACTCGAGTTAGAAGATGAGGACGTTGAGAGAGGTCTATTGGTCAGTAAAACTTCGACTACTACCGTAACGATGACATCACGATCGAATATTACAGTGACTAgtgaaaataatcgagatcATGCTAATAAAGACAAAGAAGGCTTAAAGAATGGGGCACAGCTCACTCTACTCACGCAAGTTTAA